One region of Natronorubrum aibiense genomic DNA includes:
- a CDS encoding asparaginase gives MPLSVVILSTGGTIASTGADGGATPSKRGAELVDAVPELEEYADLTVEELAQVPSYDMTFDTMTELAAAVRRVAADGADGVVVTHGTDTIEESAYFLDLTLECAIPVVFTGAQRRPDEVSPDGPANLLTAIRAATHTDFHDGVYVAANDEVHAARDVTKTHTSALETFDSPSTGPIASVTRAAVRIVREPRSYSATFDVRDVTSDIVIVASGADMGRRQIDHALEDDVDGIVVDGTGLGNTTSELGDAIADAVATETPVVVTSRCPAGTTEPVYGGGGGGETLRSHGAIFGADLPAQKARIKLAVVCAVTDDLEERRQLFAGEELER, from the coding sequence ATGCCACTATCAGTCGTGATCCTCAGCACGGGCGGCACAATCGCAAGTACCGGCGCCGACGGCGGTGCGACGCCGAGCAAACGGGGTGCAGAACTGGTCGACGCCGTCCCAGAACTCGAGGAGTACGCCGACCTCACGGTCGAAGAGCTCGCACAGGTGCCGAGCTACGATATGACGTTCGACACCATGACGGAACTCGCCGCAGCCGTGCGGCGCGTCGCGGCTGACGGCGCGGACGGCGTCGTCGTCACCCACGGCACCGATACAATCGAAGAATCCGCGTACTTCCTCGACCTCACGCTCGAGTGTGCGATTCCGGTCGTTTTCACCGGCGCACAGCGCCGTCCCGACGAGGTCAGCCCGGACGGTCCGGCAAACCTGCTCACGGCAATTCGGGCTGCAACGCACACTGATTTCCACGATGGCGTCTACGTCGCTGCAAACGACGAGGTCCACGCCGCACGCGACGTGACGAAAACTCACACTAGCGCACTCGAGACCTTCGACTCGCCGAGTACGGGACCGATCGCCTCGGTGACGCGCGCTGCCGTTCGGATCGTCCGTGAGCCGCGAAGCTACTCGGCGACATTCGACGTTCGAGACGTGACGAGCGACATCGTGATCGTCGCCAGCGGCGCAGACATGGGTCGTCGACAGATCGATCATGCGCTCGAGGACGACGTCGATGGCATCGTCGTCGACGGGACGGGGCTCGGGAATACGACGAGCGAACTCGGAGACGCGATCGCCGACGCCGTTGCCACGGAGACACCTGTCGTCGTCACCTCGCGATGTCCGGCCGGAACGACGGAACCTGTGTACGGCGGTGGCGGTGGCGGGGAAACGTTGCGCTCACACGGGGCGATCTTCGGCGCCGATCTCCCGGCTCAGAAAGCGCGAATCAAACTCGCAGTCGTCTGTGCCGTCACCGACGATCTCGAGGAGCGACGACAGCTGTTCGCCGGCGAGGAACTCGAACGATAG
- a CDS encoding ABC transporter ATP-binding protein, which translates to MTTSAISIESVTKSFREETVLRDIELEVEDGEFCVVLGPSGCGKSTLLKCIAGLIESDDGRISLDGRDASELSVQERELGYVFQEFEETLFPHKTVAENIAFGLEQGSRERSTAEIEATIDEMLELLAIEETKDDLPGALSGGQQQRVELARQLSRECSVMLFDDPLADLDYKLQKRMELEMRSLHSTLGSTFLYITHNQDQALKLADKVVVMNHGMIEQIGSPETVYHDPKTAFVCRFVGDSNVLMADGAPTNVDGETVDVETEIGSITATAQNGSEKSTGVVIIRPEAVSLETDDCDVTLTGTLEGRTYTGETTEFAVSLDGLDRDFHVVVPNSPDTGTVGDPIVLGWNADDALYFDELSVTDAVTAAELIDN; encoded by the coding sequence ATGACGACTAGCGCAATTTCGATCGAGTCAGTGACTAAATCGTTTCGTGAGGAAACGGTGCTTCGAGATATCGAACTCGAGGTCGAGGACGGGGAATTCTGCGTCGTCCTTGGACCGAGCGGCTGTGGAAAGAGTACGCTGCTCAAGTGCATCGCTGGATTGATCGAGTCCGATGACGGTAGGATCTCACTCGACGGTCGTGATGCGTCCGAGCTGTCGGTACAGGAGCGCGAACTCGGCTACGTGTTTCAGGAGTTCGAAGAGACGCTGTTTCCGCACAAAACCGTCGCCGAGAACATCGCGTTCGGTCTCGAGCAGGGAAGCCGTGAGCGTTCCACAGCGGAGATCGAAGCCACGATCGACGAGATGCTCGAGTTACTCGCGATCGAGGAGACCAAAGACGACCTGCCGGGTGCGCTCTCGGGCGGGCAACAACAGCGCGTGGAGTTGGCGCGACAGTTGAGCCGCGAGTGTTCGGTCATGCTGTTCGACGATCCGCTCGCCGACCTCGACTACAAGCTTCAAAAGCGGATGGAACTCGAGATGCGGAGTCTCCACTCGACGCTCGGGAGCACGTTCCTCTACATCACGCACAATCAAGATCAGGCGCTCAAACTCGCCGACAAAGTTGTCGTGATGAACCACGGGATGATCGAACAGATCGGCTCCCCCGAGACGGTGTATCACGATCCGAAGACGGCGTTCGTCTGCCGGTTCGTTGGTGACTCGAACGTGCTGATGGCGGATGGCGCTCCGACCAATGTCGACGGCGAGACCGTCGACGTCGAGACCGAAATCGGATCGATTACGGCGACTGCTCAGAACGGTTCCGAGAAGAGTACAGGTGTCGTGATCATCCGTCCAGAAGCCGTCTCGCTCGAGACGGACGACTGCGATGTAACGCTCACTGGAACCCTCGAAGGACGGACATACACCGGCGAAACGACCGAATTCGCGGTCTCGCTCGATGGACTCGACCGCGATTTCCACGTCGTCGTCCCGAACAGTCCGGATACCGGCACAGTCGGCGATCCGATCGTGCTCGGGTGGAACGCCGACGATGCGCTTTACTTCGACGAGCTCAGCGTGACCGATGCAGTGACCGCTGCCGAACTCATCGACAACTGA
- a CDS encoding ABC transporter ATP-binding protein — protein MSDTDHSGADVSPTEPTLDEPIDDLALEVCGLTKIYPDGTLAVDDIDFSITDGDFCVLIGPSGCGKSTTLHSLVGKIPVTEGEIRLGGKNVTDAPTYERDIGLVFQDFQLFPHLTVEENIAYGLERLGVEKDERTTRVNDIVEMMRLGDLIERQPEELSAGQKQRVALARSMVLEPRLLLLDEPLGDMDYKLQKHMERELLRLHRELDTTFVYVTHDQTQAMRLADQIVVMNDGKVEQSDTVERVYNEPATAFVSAFVGDSNIFTGELTDVTDDGNHAHIETPLGTFLATTSNLRSEPALLIGEQVPFSVRPQYLEVSDELDNSVSCRVDDVIHQPGSGTHVILEATTTDGDAHELQLKSFERIDPAETVTIGWSADHATLLERTSVVDGIDLETDILGE, from the coding sequence ATGTCTGATACAGACCACTCCGGGGCGGACGTCTCGCCGACCGAACCGACACTCGACGAACCGATTGATGACCTCGCACTCGAGGTGTGCGGACTGACGAAGATCTATCCCGACGGAACGCTCGCTGTCGACGACATCGACTTCAGTATCACGGACGGCGACTTCTGCGTCTTGATCGGTCCTAGCGGCTGTGGGAAGTCGACGACGCTGCACTCGCTCGTCGGGAAAATACCGGTCACCGAAGGGGAGATCCGACTCGGTGGGAAAAACGTGACCGATGCACCCACATACGAACGCGATATCGGGCTCGTATTTCAGGACTTTCAGCTGTTTCCACATCTGACCGTCGAGGAAAACATCGCCTACGGGTTAGAACGCCTCGGCGTCGAGAAAGACGAACGAACGACCCGCGTCAACGATATCGTCGAGATGATGCGACTCGGCGACCTCATCGAGCGCCAGCCCGAAGAGCTCTCCGCCGGGCAAAAACAGCGCGTCGCGCTCGCTCGGAGTATGGTCCTCGAACCGAGACTCCTCTTGCTCGACGAACCGCTCGGGGACATGGACTACAAGCTCCAGAAACACATGGAGCGGGAACTGCTTCGACTCCACCGCGAACTCGATACGACGTTCGTCTACGTCACGCACGACCAGACACAAGCGATGCGCCTCGCCGACCAGATCGTCGTCATGAACGATGGCAAAGTCGAACAATCCGACACCGTCGAGCGCGTCTACAACGAGCCCGCGACGGCGTTCGTCTCGGCGTTCGTCGGCGACTCGAATATCTTTACAGGCGAGTTGACCGACGTCACCGACGACGGCAACCACGCGCATATCGAGACACCGCTCGGAACGTTTCTCGCGACCACGTCGAACCTCCGCTCCGAACCGGCGCTGCTCATCGGCGAGCAAGTCCCCTTTTCCGTTCGGCCGCAGTATCTCGAGGTCTCCGATGAGCTCGACAACAGCGTCAGCTGCCGGGTCGATGACGTTATCCACCAACCCGGTTCGGGAACGCACGTGATCCTCGAGGCGACGACAACCGACGGCGACGCACACGAACTCCAGCTGAAATCGTTCGAGCGTATCGATCCAGCCGAAACCGTCACCATCGGCTGGAGCGCAGACCATGCGACCCTCCTCGAGCGGACGAGCGTCGTCGACGGCATCGACCTCGAGACGGACATTCTGGGTGAATAA
- a CDS encoding helix-turn-helix transcriptional regulator, translating to MGYDNIPQQNADSPIGDIAYLARSDHRVPALVALTERPRSRSELCELTGVSSSTIRRTLDEFEDRIWIRKDGYQYAATRLGEVVASGMEELVEQVETERQLRDVWHWLPDEISDFSVETWAAMTVTVAGPDAPYRPVNRFESLLEETAEFRFVHPKIALMEPCLDVLLQLLDEGVDIVLIDQPDSHTYFITTYPERSAEMMQRNNFTVLEYDSLPPYGLGLLDDRVAISCYEQESGTVQALVDTDVAAVREWAESTYETYRSDALPVEPELNS from the coding sequence ATGGGCTATGATAACATACCTCAACAAAATGCGGACTCGCCAATCGGTGATATCGCGTATCTCGCGCGGTCTGACCACCGCGTCCCGGCACTTGTCGCGCTGACAGAGCGTCCTCGGAGCCGCTCTGAGCTCTGCGAGTTGACCGGTGTTTCGTCGTCCACGATACGGCGAACGTTGGACGAGTTTGAAGACCGAATCTGGATCCGCAAAGACGGATACCAGTATGCAGCAACACGGTTAGGTGAGGTTGTCGCTTCAGGAATGGAAGAGTTGGTCGAACAGGTCGAAACGGAGCGACAATTGCGCGATGTCTGGCACTGGCTCCCTGACGAGATCAGCGACTTCTCCGTCGAGACGTGGGCAGCGATGACCGTCACCGTCGCCGGACCCGATGCACCATACCGCCCAGTTAACCGATTCGAATCACTGCTCGAGGAGACGGCTGAATTTCGATTTGTCCACCCCAAGATTGCTTTGATGGAACCCTGTCTTGACGTCCTTCTGCAATTGCTTGACGAGGGAGTCGACATCGTTCTGATCGACCAGCCGGATAGCCATACATACTTTATAACAACGTACCCGGAGCGTAGTGCAGAGATGATGCAACGGAATAATTTCACGGTTCTGGAGTACGACAGCCTTCCTCCCTATGGACTGGGTCTCCTTGACGATCGCGTCGCCATCAGTTGTTACGAGCAAGAAAGCGGGACGGTTCAGGCACTGGTCGATACCGATGTAGCGGCGGTTCGCGAATGGGCGGAGTCGACGTACGAAACGTACAGATCCGATGCGCTGCCGGTGGAACCAGAACTCAACTCTTGA
- a CDS encoding cation:proton antiporter, which yields MSVLETVLVELVVILLIAATVGVALARVADIPYTIALLLVGVGASAFGVPYTIRLTEEIILLVVLPALLFQGGSNVDLQRLRENLPAVVLLAGPGLVLSILLLGIVGRYAFGYSLLVALLFAAMILPTDAVSVVAVFEDIGAPEQLATIIESESLLNDGVGVALYTSLLAVVLEAVQRGISPAAVTSGSELAQTVAVELLVASLGGLLVGVVAGHLVYRAMIVANDAMLGVTLTVGLAYGSYFIADALGASGAIAAVVAGLLIGDRGETEALESRTRVTVATTWDAVAFLLNTLLFVLIGLETPIGNFADNAELVVIAFVLVVAARSVVVYPLVTVANRWLTAPLSRPAQHIVTWSGLHASIPIALVLGLPSELPVALREELQTLVFGVAALSLLVQGLTIGPLLERLDITRRSSAEEAYRLLTTRLRGVDAAIASASALHRSEELPRDLYLEFCEEYGWEKYRLETAISQLLERYPSVRRRAELEGERRILESEKEAVMNAIKAGVVDRDDADRLLETVDARLERVDAGESDIRQLEETAFHEFWTDVVDTYDIDIDEF from the coding sequence ATGAGCGTCCTCGAGACGGTTCTCGTCGAACTCGTCGTCATCTTGCTGATCGCGGCGACGGTCGGTGTCGCCCTCGCACGGGTCGCGGACATTCCGTACACCATCGCGTTGCTACTCGTCGGCGTCGGCGCATCGGCGTTCGGGGTTCCATACACGATCAGGCTCACCGAGGAGATCATTCTGCTCGTCGTCCTTCCCGCGTTGTTGTTTCAGGGTGGCTCGAACGTCGACCTGCAGCGCCTTCGCGAGAATCTTCCAGCGGTGGTTCTTTTGGCCGGCCCCGGCCTCGTGCTTTCGATACTCCTCCTCGGTATCGTCGGACGGTATGCATTCGGCTACTCGTTGCTCGTCGCCCTGCTGTTCGCGGCGATGATCCTGCCGACGGATGCGGTCTCGGTGGTCGCCGTGTTCGAAGATATCGGGGCACCAGAGCAGCTCGCGACGATCATCGAAAGCGAGAGTCTGCTCAACGACGGCGTCGGCGTAGCCCTCTACACGTCACTGCTTGCGGTCGTTCTCGAGGCCGTTCAACGCGGGATCTCACCGGCAGCTGTGACGTCAGGGTCGGAACTGGCCCAGACCGTCGCGGTCGAACTGCTCGTGGCAAGCCTCGGCGGATTGCTGGTCGGCGTCGTGGCCGGGCATCTCGTCTATCGGGCGATGATCGTCGCAAACGACGCGATGCTCGGCGTCACACTCACCGTCGGCTTGGCGTATGGATCGTACTTTATCGCCGACGCGCTTGGCGCAAGCGGTGCGATCGCCGCCGTCGTCGCTGGACTGCTCATCGGTGATCGCGGCGAGACCGAAGCGCTCGAGTCGCGAACGCGGGTGACGGTCGCGACGACCTGGGATGCCGTCGCTTTCCTGCTCAACACGCTCCTGTTCGTTCTCATCGGCCTCGAGACGCCGATCGGGAACTTCGCCGACAACGCCGAACTCGTCGTGATCGCGTTCGTCCTCGTCGTAGCCGCTCGGTCCGTCGTCGTCTATCCGCTCGTGACGGTCGCCAACCGCTGGCTCACAGCACCGCTCTCGCGACCGGCCCAGCATATCGTCACTTGGAGCGGCTTGCACGCGTCGATTCCCATCGCGCTGGTACTCGGATTACCGTCCGAACTCCCGGTTGCACTTCGAGAGGAGCTGCAGACACTGGTCTTCGGTGTGGCCGCACTCAGTCTCCTCGTCCAAGGCCTTACGATCGGTCCGCTGCTCGAGCGACTCGACATCACCCGCCGGTCGTCAGCGGAAGAAGCCTATCGACTCCTGACCACCCGTCTGCGAGGAGTCGACGCCGCGATTGCGAGTGCAAGTGCACTGCATCGAAGCGAAGAGCTTCCGAGAGACCTCTACCTCGAGTTCTGCGAGGAGTACGGCTGGGAGAAATACCGCCTCGAGACGGCGATTTCACAGCTCCTCGAGCGATACCCATCGGTTCGTCGCCGAGCGGAACTCGAAGGGGAGCGACGCATTCTCGAGAGCGAGAAAGAGGCGGTCATGAACGCGATCAAAGCAGGTGTTGTCGACAGGGACGATGCCGACCGACTGCTCGAAACCGTCGATGCGCGACTCGAGCGTGTCGACGCAGGCGAGAGCGATATCCGGCAACTCGAGGAAACGGCGTTCCACGAGTTCTGGACTGATGTGGTCGACACGTACGATATCGATATCGACGAGTTCTAG
- a CDS encoding OsmC family protein, whose protein sequence is MTDNQQTAHGIDLETLEGFAQHAAENPEAVQLGLGATATYEGTAAHSLAKIDSYELGGDTIVRETREYTLPYGGWKEVLDAGGWIGATDRIEPVEAALSALAACINVGISINAAANGVDIDHLQTRVRTDFDPAVLFGLEELKEADSVFENVTAEIELDGENLDQDLIDEWARRAPVYTLVSLAQDIDMTVDTPIEVAGDD, encoded by the coding sequence ATGACTGACAATCAGCAAACCGCACACGGCATCGACCTCGAGACACTTGAGGGGTTCGCCCAACACGCAGCCGAAAATCCCGAAGCAGTCCAGCTTGGGCTCGGGGCCACCGCAACCTACGAGGGGACGGCCGCTCACAGTCTGGCGAAAATCGATAGCTACGAACTCGGGGGCGACACGATCGTCCGCGAAACGCGCGAGTACACCCTTCCGTACGGCGGATGGAAGGAAGTCCTGGATGCTGGTGGGTGGATTGGTGCGACCGACCGAATCGAGCCGGTCGAAGCAGCGCTCTCAGCGCTGGCTGCCTGTATCAACGTCGGCATTAGTATCAATGCTGCTGCCAACGGCGTCGACATTGACCACCTCCAGACGCGCGTCCGGACCGATTTCGATCCAGCGGTCCTCTTCGGTCTCGAGGAACTCAAAGAGGCCGACTCGGTCTTCGAGAACGTGACCGCCGAAATCGAACTCGACGGCGAAAACCTCGATCAGGATCTGATCGACGAATGGGCACGACGGGCACCCGTCTACACGCTTGTCTCGCTCGCTCAGGACATCGATATGACTGTCGACACTCCGATTGAAGTGGCCGGCGACGACTGA
- a CDS encoding extracellular solute-binding protein: MPDGISRRNFVAYGGAAAGAALAGCVGGDDGPARPMEWIGPDWAVSDEQAAKMEEMSGVEVNTTIATIGDTQAQLLGGGSQNTDVFTSDTTGAGALTRDNPSTIPMPVDDLENWDEEQISDLFTNPAERLSHLGEQVETVNQELWVDGDTRDEILFSPYAYNFDAMGYNPSFVDDVSLWSTQFDEQYEGEVIVGETAAITIPQAIMHLLDNDMIDGDIGQLNNPTQDQLDTAIDYLIEQKEAGQFRSTWEAYGESVTLMAGEEAVIGDVWQPAAMDVRREGTPCTYATMSEGIQGYRYWYGGMATLEGARERQNVEQVTFLYDQVHLGAWFPGFVQGRGYSVPHYENEELVRDGSDDSGDGMGPEYYDWAYRGEATYESIDEPALFDPLDYDWSMEEGSPDSNGGTRDSGPIEERIDRIGFFQIWPSEADYMISRWEDFLSA, translated from the coding sequence ATGCCAGACGGTATCAGTAGGCGAAACTTTGTAGCGTACGGTGGAGCAGCAGCGGGCGCCGCGCTCGCCGGGTGTGTCGGCGGCGACGACGGCCCAGCACGACCAATGGAGTGGATCGGCCCGGACTGGGCGGTCAGTGACGAGCAGGCTGCCAAAATGGAGGAGATGTCGGGCGTCGAGGTGAACACGACGATTGCGACGATCGGTGACACGCAGGCCCAACTCCTCGGTGGCGGCTCACAGAACACGGACGTGTTCACCTCGGACACGACAGGTGCTGGGGCACTCACTCGAGATAACCCGTCGACGATTCCGATGCCAGTCGACGACTTAGAAAACTGGGACGAAGAGCAGATTTCCGATCTGTTCACCAATCCGGCCGAGCGGCTCAGTCACCTCGGTGAGCAAGTCGAGACGGTCAATCAGGAACTATGGGTCGACGGCGACACCCGCGACGAGATTCTGTTCTCGCCGTACGCGTACAACTTCGACGCGATGGGGTACAACCCGTCGTTCGTCGACGACGTCTCCCTGTGGAGTACCCAGTTCGACGAACAGTACGAGGGAGAGGTGATCGTCGGAGAAACGGCAGCGATCACCATTCCGCAGGCGATCATGCACCTGTTGGACAACGACATGATCGATGGCGACATCGGCCAATTGAACAACCCGACGCAGGACCAACTCGATACGGCGATCGATTACCTCATCGAGCAGAAAGAAGCCGGGCAGTTCCGTTCGACCTGGGAAGCTTACGGCGAGTCCGTGACGCTGATGGCCGGCGAAGAGGCGGTTATCGGCGACGTCTGGCAGCCGGCAGCGATGGACGTCCGCCGAGAGGGGACGCCGTGCACCTACGCCACGATGAGTGAGGGCATTCAGGGCTACCGCTACTGGTACGGCGGGATGGCGACTCTCGAGGGTGCACGGGAGCGCCAGAACGTCGAGCAGGTCACGTTCCTGTACGATCAGGTCCACCTCGGTGCGTGGTTCCCCGGATTCGTTCAGGGACGTGGCTACTCCGTGCCTCACTACGAAAACGAAGAACTCGTCCGCGACGGCTCGGATGACTCCGGCGACGGCATGGGGCCGGAGTACTACGACTGGGCGTACCGCGGCGAAGCGACGTACGAGTCGATCGACGAACCGGCGCTGTTCGATCCGCTCGACTACGACTGGTCGATGGAGGAAGGCTCGCCCGATTCGAACGGCGGCACCCGCGACAGTGGTCCGATCGAAGAACGGATCGACCGTATCGGCTTCTTCCAGATCTGGCCCAGTGAGGCTGACTACATGATCTCACGCTGGGAGGACTTCCTCTCGGCCTAA
- a CDS encoding SDR family NAD(P)-dependent oxidoreductase, which yields MSDKRLAGRVALVTGASSGIGNAIAAKFGAEGASVVVADIRREPKLEDEQSVFDRLDAVGADYEFVEMDVTDEDAIIDALETAQAEFGGLDILVNNAGIYFQNQAHETPIDEYDAIMDVNLRGVFLASKHALESLKVSDHGKIINLSSIYGLVGGPNSAAYCASKGGVSNLTRQLALDYASDEINVNALAPGIIETAQNAEWRETDEELLADWQASTPWPRFGTPEDVADAALFLASDESEFVTGHVLRVDGGWTAW from the coding sequence ATGTCAGACAAACGCCTAGCGGGACGTGTCGCACTCGTTACGGGTGCGAGTTCGGGTATCGGAAACGCGATTGCAGCGAAATTCGGGGCCGAAGGGGCCAGCGTCGTCGTCGCCGACATCAGACGCGAGCCGAAACTCGAGGACGAACAATCCGTCTTCGATCGGCTCGACGCCGTCGGCGCCGACTACGAGTTCGTCGAGATGGACGTCACGGACGAAGACGCGATCATCGACGCACTCGAGACGGCACAAGCCGAGTTCGGCGGGCTGGATATCCTCGTGAACAACGCGGGGATCTACTTCCAGAATCAAGCCCACGAGACGCCGATCGACGAGTACGACGCGATCATGGACGTCAACCTTCGGGGCGTGTTCCTCGCGAGTAAACACGCGCTCGAGTCGCTGAAAGTGAGCGATCACGGAAAGATCATCAATCTCTCGTCGATCTATGGGCTGGTTGGCGGACCGAACAGCGCCGCCTACTGCGCGTCGAAAGGAGGCGTCTCCAATCTGACCCGACAGTTGGCGCTCGATTACGCGAGCGACGAGATCAACGTCAACGCGCTGGCTCCGGGCATCATCGAGACCGCTCAGAATGCCGAGTGGCGCGAAACCGACGAGGAACTGCTCGCCGACTGGCAGGCCTCGACGCCGTGGCCGCGCTTCGGAACGCCTGAAGACGTCGCCGATGCGGCCCTGTTTCTGGCGAGCGACGAGAGCGAGTTCGTCACCGGCCACGTCCTGCGCGTCGACGGCGGCTGGACGGCGTGGTGA
- a CDS encoding ABC transporter permease: protein MSSEPKTGISGLLATDRDDLINEVTGLIAPTVLWFAVFLLLPLLVIFYYSFLTYQSFNVINEFTLTAWVDGVFGSGAVRGAFVRTIGVGVVVTLITLVFGYPLAYYLRFYTTPMVGLVLLLFLVIPFWTSELIRTFGWFPILGRNGIINGLLMNVGLTSSPVSWLLFSSFSQAVGYLQNYVVFMAAPIYISLSQIDEGLLDASETLRGDPVETFKNVTWPLSLPGVAIGCMFTFVLTIGNFTVPSFLSGGSNTVPTLIYSRYGQGLNYPSAAALSITLLVVIFAFVFLLFRVVDITEIASQD, encoded by the coding sequence ATGAGTTCTGAACCCAAAACCGGCATCTCGGGTCTACTTGCAACCGACAGGGACGACTTGATAAACGAAGTAACCGGGCTAATAGCGCCGACAGTGCTGTGGTTCGCTGTCTTCTTACTGCTACCGTTGCTCGTTATTTTCTACTACAGCTTCCTCACCTATCAGTCGTTCAACGTGATCAACGAGTTTACGCTCACGGCGTGGGTTGATGGCGTGTTCGGTTCCGGTGCAGTCCGTGGTGCGTTCGTCCGAACGATCGGCGTCGGTGTCGTCGTGACGCTTATCACGCTCGTGTTCGGCTACCCGCTTGCGTACTACCTTCGATTCTACACCACGCCGATGGTGGGACTCGTCTTGCTGTTGTTCCTCGTCATCCCGTTCTGGACGTCGGAGCTGATCCGAACGTTCGGCTGGTTCCCAATTCTGGGACGAAACGGGATCATCAACGGCCTATTGATGAACGTCGGGCTCACTAGTAGTCCGGTCAGTTGGCTGCTGTTCTCGTCGTTCTCACAGGCTGTTGGCTATCTCCAGAACTACGTCGTGTTCATGGCGGCACCGATCTACATCTCGCTGTCGCAGATCGACGAAGGACTGCTCGACGCCTCCGAAACGCTGCGCGGTGATCCAGTCGAGACGTTCAAGAACGTTACGTGGCCGCTGAGCCTTCCCGGCGTCGCGATCGGCTGTATGTTCACCTTCGTGCTGACGATCGGGAACTTCACTGTGCCGTCGTTTCTCAGCGGCGGGTCGAACACCGTTCCAACGCTGATCTACAGCCGCTACGGTCAGGGGCTCAACTACCCCTCGGCTGCTGCGCTCTCGATTACGCTACTCGTGGTCATCTTCGCGTTCGTGTTCCTGCTGTTCAGAGTCGTCGACATCACCGAGATCGCGAGTCAAGACTAA
- a CDS encoding DUF3830 family protein: MIRVSELHLTVGEKTYVAPLLEDEAPESVRALKSFLPLESELMHVRWSGHATWINIDEIELPDLPRENHTVYPSRGDVLLYPGYKNEQEILVACGPTCFKSPAGELAGNHVATLEATRDELTALEEHTLRDGVQPVTVAIRESTED, encoded by the coding sequence GTGATTCGCGTGAGCGAACTCCACCTCACCGTTGGCGAAAAGACGTACGTCGCACCGCTGCTCGAGGACGAAGCGCCCGAGTCGGTACGTGCGCTGAAATCGTTCCTGCCACTGGAATCGGAGCTGATGCACGTCCGCTGGAGTGGCCACGCGACGTGGATCAATATCGACGAGATCGAGTTGCCGGACCTGCCGCGGGAGAACCACACCGTCTACCCCTCTCGTGGCGACGTTCTGCTCTACCCCGGCTACAAGAACGAACAGGAGATTCTGGTCGCATGCGGGCCGACGTGTTTCAAAAGTCCGGCGGGTGAACTCGCCGGCAACCACGTCGCGACGCTCGAGGCAACGCGTGACGAACTCACCGCACTGGAAGAGCACACGCTCAGAGACGGCGTGCAGCCGGTTACAGTAGCAATCCGCGAGTCAACCGAAGACTGA